A genomic window from Cupriavidus metallidurans CH34 includes:
- the rpsN gene encoding 30S ribosomal protein S14: MAKLALIEREKKRAKLVAKYADKRANLKAIIDDQEKSEEERYLARLELQKLPRNANPTRQRNRCAITGRPRGTFRKFGLARNKIREIAFKGEIPGLTKASW, from the coding sequence GTGGCTAAACTGGCTCTGATTGAACGTGAGAAGAAGCGCGCAAAGCTCGTGGCGAAGTACGCCGACAAGCGCGCAAACCTCAAGGCCATTATTGACGACCAAGAAAAGTCGGAAGAAGAGCGTTATCTGGCGCGCCTCGAGCTGCAAAAGCTCCCGCGCAACGCGAACCCGACTCGCCAGCGTAACCGCTGCGCGATCACCGGTCGTCCCCGCGGTACCTTCCGCAAGTTTGGCCTGGCGCGTAACAAGATTCGTGAAATCGCCTTCAAGGGCGAAATTCCGGGTCTGACGAAAGCCAGCTGGTAA
- the rplE gene encoding 50S ribosomal protein L5, whose product MTARLQEFYKEQVVPALMKQFGYKSVMEVPRFTKITLNMGLGEAINDKKVIELAVGDLTKIAGQKPVVTKAKKAIAGFKIRQGYPIGAMVTLRGERMFEFLDRFVTVALPRVRDFRGVSGKSFDGRGNYNIGVKEQIIFPEIEYDKIDALRGLNISITTTAKNDEEAKALLNAFKFPFRN is encoded by the coding sequence ATGACAGCACGTCTGCAAGAGTTTTACAAAGAACAGGTTGTGCCGGCGCTGATGAAGCAGTTCGGCTACAAGTCGGTCATGGAAGTGCCGCGTTTCACCAAGATCACCCTGAACATGGGCCTTGGCGAAGCCATCAATGACAAGAAGGTCATTGAGCTGGCCGTTGGCGACCTGACCAAGATCGCCGGTCAGAAGCCTGTGGTGACGAAGGCCAAGAAGGCCATCGCCGGCTTCAAGATCCGTCAGGGCTACCCCATCGGTGCGATGGTGACCCTGCGCGGTGAGCGTATGTTCGAATTCCTGGATCGTTTCGTGACCGTGGCCCTGCCGCGCGTACGTGACTTCCGTGGTGTGTCGGGCAAATCGTTCGACGGTCGTGGTAACTACAACATCGGTGTGAAAGAGCAGATCATTTTCCCCGAAATTGAGTACGACAAGATCGACGCACTGCGTGGTCTGAACATCAGCATCACGACGACGGCTAAGAACGACGAGGAAGCCAAGGCTCTCCTGAATGCGTTCAAGTTCCCGTTCCGTAATTAA
- the rpsH gene encoding 30S ribosomal protein S8 translates to MSMSDPIADMLTRIRNAQGVQKASVVMPSSKLKAAIAKVLKDEGYVEDFSVQEEGGKAQLTIGLKYYAGRPVIERIERVSKPGLRVYKGRSDIPHVMNGLGVAIISTPQGLMTDRKARATGVGGEVLCYVA, encoded by the coding sequence ATGAGCATGAGCGATCCTATCGCCGATATGCTGACGCGCATTCGCAACGCCCAGGGCGTGCAGAAGGCGTCGGTGGTCATGCCCTCGTCCAAACTGAAGGCTGCGATCGCCAAAGTCCTGAAGGACGAAGGCTACGTCGAAGACTTCTCGGTGCAGGAAGAAGGCGGCAAGGCGCAACTGACCATTGGTCTGAAGTATTACGCCGGCCGTCCGGTGATCGAGCGCATTGAACGCGTTTCGAAGCCCGGTCTGCGCGTGTACAAGGGCCGCAGCGACATTCCCCACGTGATGAACGGCCTGGGCGTTGCGATCATCTCGACCCCGCAGGGTCTGATGACCGACCGCAAGGCACGTGCCACTGGCGTGGGCGGCGAAGTTCTCTGCTACGTCGCGTAA
- the rplX gene encoding 50S ribosomal protein L24 translates to MNKIRKGDEVIVLTGKDKGKRGTVQAVQGDKVVVEGVNVAKKHARPNPMLGTTGGVVDKLMPLHISNVALVDANGKPSRVGIKVEDGKRVRVLKTTGAVLAA, encoded by the coding sequence ATGAACAAGATTCGCAAAGGCGACGAAGTCATCGTGCTGACCGGCAAGGACAAGGGCAAGCGCGGCACGGTGCAAGCAGTGCAGGGTGACAAGGTCGTGGTTGAAGGTGTGAACGTTGCCAAGAAGCACGCTCGCCCGAACCCGATGCTGGGCACCACCGGTGGTGTGGTCGACAAGCTCATGCCGCTGCATATTTCCAACGTTGCGCTCGTAGATGCCAATGGCAAGCCGTCGCGCGTCGGTATCAAGGTCGAAGACGGCAAGCGCGTGCGCGTGCTGAAGACGACCGGTGCCGTCCTGGCCGCTTGA
- the rplO gene encoding 50S ribosomal protein L15, with translation MQLNNLKPADGSKHAKRRVGRGIGSGLGKTAGRGHKGQKSRSGGFHKVGFEGGQMPLYRRLPKRGFTSLTKAFTAEVTLRDIERLEAAEVDLLVLKQAGLVGELVKSAKVIKAGELSRKVTIKGLGATAGAKAAIEAAGGQIEA, from the coding sequence ATGCAACTGAACAACCTGAAACCGGCTGACGGTTCGAAGCACGCTAAGCGTCGCGTCGGCCGCGGTATCGGCTCCGGCCTGGGCAAGACGGCTGGTCGCGGTCACAAGGGTCAGAAGTCGCGTTCGGGCGGCTTCCACAAGGTGGGCTTCGAAGGCGGTCAAATGCCGCTGTATCGCCGCCTGCCGAAGCGTGGTTTCACCTCGCTGACCAAGGCCTTCACCGCCGAAGTGACCCTGCGCGACATCGAACGCCTGGAAGCTGCTGAAGTGGACCTGCTGGTCCTGAAGCAAGCTGGCCTGGTGGGCGAGCTGGTCAAGAGCGCAAAGGTCATCAAGGCCGGTGAACTGTCCCGCAAGGTGACGATCAAGGGTCTGGGCGCCACCGCTGGTGCCAAGGCTGCGATCGAAGCCGCTGGCGGCCAGATCGAAGCGTAA
- the rpmD gene encoding 50S ribosomal protein L30, with protein sequence MSQKTVKVQLVRSLIGTREDHRATVRGLGLRRLNSVSELQDTPAVRGMINKVSYLVKVLA encoded by the coding sequence ATGTCGCAGAAAACCGTAAAAGTGCAACTCGTGCGCAGCCTGATCGGCACGCGCGAGGATCATCGCGCCACCGTTCGTGGCCTGGGCCTGCGCCGTCTGAACTCCGTTTCGGAGCTGCAGGACACGCCCGCCGTGCGCGGCATGATCAACAAGGTCTCGTACCTGGTCAAGGTTCTGGCCTGA
- the rpsE gene encoding 30S ribosomal protein S5, with product MAKMQAKVQQDERDDGLREKMISVNRVTKVVKGGRILGFAALTVVGDGDGRIGMGKGKAKEVPVAVQKAMDEARRKMVKVALKNGTLQHEVVGRHGAAKVLMMPAKEGTGVIAGGPMRAIFEVMGVTNVVTKSHGSTNPYNMVRATLDGLTKMSTPAEIAAKRGKSVEDILG from the coding sequence ATGGCAAAGATGCAAGCAAAAGTCCAACAGGACGAACGCGACGACGGCCTCCGCGAGAAGATGATCTCGGTCAACCGTGTCACCAAAGTGGTGAAGGGTGGCCGTATCCTCGGTTTCGCTGCGCTGACCGTGGTGGGTGACGGCGATGGCCGCATCGGCATGGGCAAGGGCAAGGCCAAGGAAGTTCCGGTGGCCGTGCAGAAGGCAATGGACGAAGCCCGTCGCAAGATGGTCAAGGTCGCACTGAAGAACGGCACTCTGCAGCACGAAGTTGTTGGTCGTCACGGCGCCGCCAAGGTTCTGATGATGCCCGCCAAGGAAGGTACTGGCGTGATCGCCGGCGGCCCGATGCGCGCGATCTTCGAAGTGATGGGTGTGACGAACGTTGTGACCAAGTCGCACGGTTCGACGAACCCTTACAACATGGTTCGTGCCACCCTCGATGGTCTGACCAAGATGAGCACGCCGGCAGAAATCGCCGCCAAGCGTGGCAAGTCGGTTGAAGACATCCTCGGCTAA
- the rplF gene encoding 50S ribosomal protein L6, producing the protein MSRVGKAPIALPKGAEVNVAAGVLSVKGPLGTLSQPIHSLVKVNVAEGTLTFEPADESREANALQGTMRALAANMVKGVTTGFERKLQLVGVGYRAQLQGAALKLQLGFSHDVIHEMPEGVKAETPTQTEIIIKGADKQKVGQVAAEVRAYRPPEPYKGKGVRYADERVILKETKKK; encoded by the coding sequence ATGTCCCGTGTAGGTAAGGCTCCCATCGCGCTGCCGAAAGGCGCGGAAGTTAATGTGGCGGCTGGCGTGCTCTCCGTAAAGGGCCCGCTCGGTACGCTGTCCCAGCCGATTCATAGCCTGGTGAAGGTCAACGTTGCCGAAGGCACGCTGACGTTCGAACCGGCCGACGAATCGCGCGAAGCTAACGCCCTGCAAGGCACCATGCGCGCGCTGGCCGCGAACATGGTCAAGGGCGTGACCACCGGTTTCGAGCGCAAGCTGCAGCTGGTTGGCGTGGGTTACCGCGCTCAACTGCAGGGCGCCGCTCTGAAGCTCCAGCTTGGTTTCTCGCACGACGTGATCCATGAGATGCCGGAAGGCGTGAAGGCCGAAACGCCGACGCAGACCGAGATCATCATCAAGGGTGCGGACAAGCAGAAAGTCGGTCAGGTTGCCGCGGAAGTTCGCGCGTACCGTCCGCCTGAGCCCTACAAGGGCAAGGGTGTTCGCTACGCTGACGAGCGCGTCATCCTGAAGGAAACCAAGAAGAAGTAA
- the rplR gene encoding 50S ribosomal protein L18, whose translation MNKKDARLRRARQTRAKIAELKVNRLTVFRTNSHIYAQVYSPCGTQVLASASTAEAEVRKELNGNGATVAAATVVGKRVAEKAKAAGVETVAFDRAGFRFHGRVKALADAAREAGLKF comes from the coding sequence ATGAACAAGAAAGACGCTCGTTTGCGCCGTGCACGTCAGACCCGCGCCAAGATCGCGGAACTGAAGGTGAATCGTCTGACCGTGTTCCGTACGAATTCGCATATTTACGCTCAGGTGTACTCGCCGTGCGGCACGCAAGTGCTGGCTTCGGCTTCGACCGCCGAGGCAGAAGTGCGCAAGGAACTGAATGGCAACGGCGCTACCGTCGCTGCCGCCACCGTGGTGGGCAAGCGTGTTGCCGAGAAGGCAAAGGCTGCCGGCGTGGAAACCGTCGCGTTCGATCGTGCTGGCTTCCGCTTCCACGGCCGCGTGAAGGCCCTGGCTGACGCTGCCCGCGAAGCCGGCCTCAAGTTCTAA